A single window of Modestobacter italicus DNA harbors:
- a CDS encoding [protein-PII] uridylyltransferase, with product MLDHSALPALPRAERVRAVDDWLSGLLADALSGTPRPSRRRGGPPPGPAGAGVALVAVGSLGRRELPPHGDLDLVLVHDGRPEVAALADALWYPVWDAGLRLDHSVRTVAEAVSVAGDDVKAGLGLLDARHVAGDPEVTAALRTATLGSWRQHAGRLLPQLRDIRRSRSRQLGELGFLLEPDLKEAYGGLREGQVLRAVAAAQLADEPPADAGEAYAFLLDVRDALQRSTGRATDALVRQEQRPVADELGLADDDVLLRRVSLAGRRLAFVADETWRRVDASLVRRPRSRYRRVRREPLAEGLVRQGDEVVLARDARPAADPGLVLRGAAAAARADLLLSPYTLKVLAVHAPPLPEPWPPEVRWSFLRLLASGRSAVPVLEQLDQEGLLSRMLPEWDRVRSLPQRHPWHRFTVDRHLVEAAAAAAELTRDVDRPDLLLVGALLHDIGKGWPGDHTEVGVIVVAEMAARMGFSEPDVATLVAMVRHHLLLPDVATRRDLDDPLTVDRVVEAIGGDAALLQLLHGLAQADGAATSSSAWSPWKAHLVAALVARVAARLGSAPLPEPVLEPTQPQVTTPAPSVPGQTGPVTVGVEDVLDGQQVTIGAADRPGLFSLCAGVLALNQLDVRAARVSVQDGHGTLVFAVRPRFGRPPVPEILADGVRAALEGTLPLGERLRQRERDYSQDRSPGRPPRISWFDAEATGTTGLVEVRATDRAGLLHRLTAALADAGLDVSSATVETLGADAVDAFYVSDPSGTPIDPDQRERAERALVAAVRGDAPDPAALGER from the coding sequence GTGCTCGACCACTCCGCCCTGCCCGCCCTGCCCCGTGCCGAGCGGGTGCGGGCCGTCGACGACTGGCTGTCCGGCCTGCTGGCCGACGCCCTGTCGGGGACCCCCCGCCCGTCCCGCCGGCGCGGCGGCCCGCCGCCGGGACCGGCGGGCGCCGGGGTGGCGCTGGTGGCGGTCGGCAGCCTGGGCCGCCGGGAGCTCCCGCCGCACGGGGACCTCGACCTGGTGCTGGTGCACGACGGGCGGCCGGAGGTCGCCGCCCTGGCCGACGCGCTCTGGTACCCGGTGTGGGACGCCGGCCTGCGGCTGGACCACTCCGTCCGGACCGTCGCCGAGGCGGTCTCCGTCGCCGGGGACGACGTGAAGGCCGGCCTCGGCCTGCTCGACGCCCGGCACGTGGCCGGTGACCCCGAGGTCACCGCGGCCCTGCGGACGGCGACCCTCGGCTCCTGGCGCCAGCACGCCGGGCGCCTGCTGCCCCAGCTCCGCGACATCCGCCGCAGCCGCAGCCGGCAGCTCGGCGAGCTCGGCTTCCTGCTCGAGCCCGACCTCAAGGAGGCCTACGGCGGGCTCCGCGAGGGCCAGGTGCTCCGCGCGGTCGCCGCGGCCCAGCTCGCCGACGAGCCGCCGGCCGACGCCGGTGAGGCCTACGCCTTCCTCCTCGACGTGCGCGACGCCCTGCAGCGCAGCACCGGCCGGGCCACCGACGCCCTGGTGCGCCAGGAGCAGCGCCCGGTCGCCGACGAGCTCGGGCTGGCCGACGACGACGTGCTGCTGCGCCGGGTGAGCCTGGCCGGCCGCCGGCTGGCCTTCGTCGCCGACGAGACGTGGCGCCGGGTCGACGCGTCGCTGGTGCGCCGGCCGCGGTCCCGCTACCGCCGGGTGCGCCGGGAACCGCTGGCCGAGGGGCTGGTCCGGCAGGGCGACGAGGTGGTGCTGGCCCGCGACGCCCGCCCCGCCGCCGATCCCGGCCTGGTGCTGCGCGGCGCCGCCGCCGCGGCCCGCGCCGACCTGCTGCTGTCCCCGTACACGCTCAAGGTGCTGGCCGTGCACGCCCCGCCGCTGCCCGAGCCGTGGCCCCCCGAGGTGCGCTGGTCCTTCCTGCGGCTGCTGGCCAGCGGGCGCAGCGCCGTCCCGGTGCTGGAGCAGCTGGACCAGGAGGGCCTGCTCTCGCGGATGCTGCCGGAGTGGGACCGCGTCCGGTCGCTGCCGCAGCGGCACCCCTGGCACCGGTTCACCGTCGACCGGCACCTCGTCGAGGCGGCCGCGGCCGCGGCCGAGCTCACCCGGGACGTCGACCGGCCGGACCTGCTGCTGGTCGGGGCGCTGCTGCACGACATCGGCAAGGGCTGGCCCGGCGACCACACCGAGGTGGGCGTCATCGTCGTGGCCGAGATGGCCGCCCGGATGGGCTTCAGCGAGCCGGACGTGGCGACACTCGTCGCGATGGTCCGCCACCACCTGCTGCTGCCCGACGTCGCCACCCGCCGGGACCTCGACGACCCGCTGACCGTGGACCGGGTGGTGGAGGCGATCGGCGGGGACGCCGCGCTGCTGCAGCTGCTGCACGGCCTCGCGCAGGCCGACGGCGCCGCGACCAGCAGCTCGGCGTGGTCGCCGTGGAAGGCGCACCTGGTGGCCGCGCTGGTCGCCCGGGTCGCGGCCCGGCTGGGCAGCGCGCCGCTGCCCGAGCCCGTGCTGGAGCCGACCCAGCCGCAGGTCACCACCCCGGCCCCGTCGGTCCCCGGGCAGACCGGGCCGGTCACCGTGGGGGTCGAGGACGTGCTCGACGGGCAGCAGGTCACCATCGGCGCGGCGGACCGGCCGGGGCTGTTCAGCCTCTGCGCCGGCGTGCTGGCGCTCAACCAGCTCGACGTGCGCGCCGCCCGGGTGAGCGTGCAGGACGGCCACGGCACGCTGGTGTTCGCCGTCCGGCCGCGCTTCGGCCGCCCGCCGGTGCCGGAGATCCTGGCCGACGGCGTGCGCGCCGCGCTGGAGGGGACGCTGCCGCTGGGGGAGCGGCTGCGCCAGCGCGAGCGCGACTACAGCCAGGACCGCAGCCCGGGCCGCCCGCCGCGGATCTCCTGGTTCGACGCCGAGGCCACCGGCACCACCGGGCTGGTCGAGGTGCGGGCCACCGACCGCGCGGGCCTGCTGCACCGGCTCACCGCCGCCCTCGCCGACGCCGGGCTGGACGTCAGCTCCGCGACGGTCGAGACGCTGGGCGCCGACGCGGTGGACGCCTTCTACGTCAGCGACCCCTCGGGCACCCCGATCGACCCGGACCAGCGGGAGCGTGCCGAGCGGGCGCTGGTGGCGGCCGTCCGGGGCGACGCGCCGGACCCGGCGGCGCTGGGCGAGCGCTGA
- a CDS encoding HoxN/HupN/NixA family nickel/cobalt transporter, with amino-acid sequence MTSAPTTAPVQAPGRFSRRERRSIAGMTGFVALLHVLGWGVLVLAVAPREYQLGSTGVLGVGVGLTAYMLGVRHAFDADHIASIDNTTRKLVGEGKPSVSAGFWFSLGHSSVVFAASLLLVAGVRSVAGVVQDGDSQVGQTLGLIGTLVAGTFLLVIGLMNLSAAVGIAGVFRRMRSGEYDEAELEHHLHHRGFLARLLTRVTRRVSKAWHLYPVGLLMGLGFDTATQVALLVLAAGSAAFVLPWYAILVLPVLFAAGMSLFDTADGVLMSRAYGWAFLKPVRKVFYNLTVTLLSVTVALVIGLMVLTGLLVDRLGIEGGPLAWIASLDLGFVGFAVVGLFVLTWALALAVWRFGRIEQRWTPQPADS; translated from the coding sequence GTGACCTCCGCCCCGACGACCGCACCCGTCCAGGCCCCCGGGCGCTTCAGCCGTCGGGAGCGGCGCAGCATCGCCGGGATGACCGGGTTCGTCGCACTGCTGCACGTGCTCGGCTGGGGGGTGCTCGTCCTCGCCGTCGCCCCGCGGGAGTACCAGCTGGGCAGCACCGGCGTCCTCGGCGTCGGGGTCGGGCTGACCGCCTACATGCTCGGTGTGCGGCACGCCTTCGACGCCGACCACATCGCCTCGATCGACAACACGACCCGCAAGCTCGTCGGCGAGGGCAAGCCGTCGGTGAGCGCGGGCTTCTGGTTCTCCCTCGGGCACTCGTCGGTCGTCTTCGCCGCCAGCCTGCTGCTCGTCGCCGGCGTGCGGTCGGTCGCCGGGGTCGTGCAGGACGGCGACTCCCAGGTGGGCCAGACCCTGGGCCTGATCGGCACCCTGGTCGCCGGCACCTTCCTGCTCGTCATCGGCCTGATGAACCTGTCCGCCGCGGTGGGCATCGCCGGGGTCTTCCGCCGGATGCGGTCCGGGGAGTACGACGAGGCCGAGCTGGAGCACCACCTGCACCACCGCGGCTTCCTGGCCCGGCTGCTCACCCGGGTGACGCGGCGCGTCAGCAAGGCCTGGCACCTCTACCCCGTCGGCCTGCTGATGGGCCTGGGCTTCGACACCGCCACCCAGGTCGCGCTGCTGGTGCTGGCCGCCGGCTCCGCCGCGTTCGTGCTGCCCTGGTACGCCATCCTCGTGCTGCCGGTGCTGTTCGCGGCCGGCATGAGCCTGTTCGACACCGCCGACGGCGTGCTGATGTCCCGCGCCTACGGCTGGGCGTTCCTCAAGCCCGTCCGCAAGGTCTTCTACAACCTGACGGTCACCCTGCTGTCGGTGACCGTGGCGCTGGTCATCGGGCTCATGGTGCTGACCGGCCTGCTCGTCGACCGGCTCGGCATCGAGGGTGGGCCGCTGGCCTGGATCGCCTCGCTCGACCTGGGGTTCGTCGGGTTCGCCGTGGTGGGGCTCTTCGTGCTCACCTGGGCCCTGGCCCTCGCCGTGTGGCGCTTCGGCCGGATCGAGCAGCGCTGGACGCCGCAGCCCGCCGACAGCTGA
- a CDS encoding P-II family nitrogen regulator yields the protein MKLVTAIVKPFKLDDVKNALELIGIAGLTVSEVQGFGRQRGHTEVYRGAEYQVDFVPKVRIEVVVSEIDAARVVDAVVESASTGQIGDGKVWVTTIDEVVRVRTGERGADAL from the coding sequence ATGAAGCTGGTCACCGCGATCGTCAAGCCGTTCAAGCTGGACGACGTCAAGAACGCCCTCGAGCTGATCGGCATCGCCGGCCTCACCGTCAGCGAGGTCCAGGGCTTCGGCCGTCAGCGTGGGCACACCGAGGTCTACCGCGGTGCGGAGTACCAGGTGGACTTCGTCCCCAAGGTCCGCATCGAGGTGGTCGTCAGCGAGATCGACGCGGCGCGGGTCGTCGACGCGGTCGTCGAGTCGGCCTCCACCGGTCAGATCGGCGACGGCAAGGTGTGGGTCACCACGATCGACGAGGTCGTCCGGGTCCGCACCGGTGAGCGCGGGGCCGACGCCCTGTAG
- a CDS encoding amidohydrolase family protein, translated as MPVTAPALHLSGVVLPEAEHRDLWVTDGRITFEAVPGAETVSRGGWLLPGLVDAHCHVGIAAGGTAVEDLAAAREQALTERAAGVLALRDCGSPVDTRELDEHLDLPRVIRAGRHLAAPRRYIPGLAIELDPADLVAEAVVQARRGDGWVKLVGDWIDRGVGDLAPEWPAEVLAAAVAAVHAEGARVTAHTFGTDALPGLLAAGIDCIEHGTGLTEDLIAEMAARGTAVVPTLVNVENFPGFAAAGEAKFPGYASTMRRLYAGSGAVVRAAYEAGVPVFAGTDAGGGIAHGVIADEVRALHAAGLPAEAALAAGSWAAREWLGLPGIVEGAPADLVVYDDDPRADLETLQRPQVTVLRGVLVG; from the coding sequence ATGCCGGTGACGGCACCCGCCCTGCACCTGTCCGGCGTGGTGCTGCCCGAGGCGGAGCACCGCGACCTGTGGGTCACCGACGGGCGGATCACCTTCGAGGCGGTGCCCGGCGCGGAGACCGTCAGCCGCGGCGGCTGGCTGCTGCCCGGCCTGGTCGACGCGCACTGCCACGTCGGCATCGCGGCCGGCGGCACCGCGGTCGAGGACCTCGCGGCGGCACGCGAGCAGGCGCTCACCGAGCGGGCCGCCGGGGTGCTGGCGCTGCGCGACTGCGGCTCACCCGTCGACACCCGGGAGCTGGACGAGCACCTGGACCTGCCGCGGGTCATCCGCGCCGGGCGGCACCTCGCCGCGCCCCGGCGGTACATCCCCGGGCTGGCGATCGAGCTCGACCCGGCCGACCTGGTCGCCGAGGCCGTCGTCCAGGCCCGCCGGGGCGACGGCTGGGTGAAGCTGGTGGGGGACTGGATCGACCGCGGCGTCGGCGACCTGGCGCCGGAGTGGCCGGCCGAGGTGCTCGCCGCGGCGGTCGCGGCGGTGCACGCCGAGGGCGCCCGGGTCACCGCGCACACCTTCGGCACCGACGCGCTGCCCGGTCTGCTGGCCGCGGGGATCGACTGCATCGAGCACGGCACCGGGCTGACCGAGGACCTCATCGCGGAGATGGCGGCCCGGGGCACCGCGGTCGTGCCCACGCTGGTGAACGTGGAGAACTTCCCCGGCTTCGCGGCCGCGGGGGAGGCGAAGTTCCCCGGCTACGCGTCCACGATGCGCCGGCTCTACGCCGGCTCCGGCGCGGTCGTGCGGGCCGCGTACGAGGCGGGGGTGCCGGTGTTCGCCGGCACCGACGCCGGCGGGGGCATCGCCCACGGGGTGATCGCCGACGAGGTGCGCGCGCTGCACGCCGCGGGGCTGCCGGCCGAGGCCGCGCTGGCCGCGGGGTCCTGGGCGGCGCGCGAGTGGCTGGGGCTGCCGGGCATCGTCGAGGGCGCACCCGCCGACCTCGTCGTCTACGACGACGACCCGCGGGCGGACCTGGAGACGCTGCAGCGACCGCAGGTGACCGTGCTGCGCGGTGTGCTCGTCGGCTGA
- the ffh gene encoding signal recognition particle protein, with product MFETLSDRLDKVFTGLRGKGRLSAEDIDATAREIRIALLEADVALPVVRAFIASVKERAAGAEVSQALNPAQQMIKIVNDELVDILGGETRRIRYAKQSPTVIMLAGLQGAGKTTLAGKLGRWLKGQGHTPLLVACDLQRPNAVQQLSVVAGQAGVDVFAPEPGNGVGDPIAVARESIDFARRTMHDVVVVDTAGRLGIDAELMAQAAGIRDAVSPDETLFVVDAMIGQDAVTTATAFQEGVGFSGVVLTKLDGDARGGAALSVRHVTGQPIMFASTGEKLADFDVFHPERMASRILGMGDVLTLIEQAEQAFDADQAEKMAGKLASREGFTLEDFLEQMLAIRKMGPIANLLGMLPGAGQMKEQLKQVDDRDLDRTAAIIRSMTPAERVTPKIINASRRVRIANGSGVSVTDVNQLLERFAQAQKMMGQMAGSMGMPGMGPMSKKARGRQQQAQAVRGKGKKGKGGKKGGPARRPIGAPGGMGGAGFPGQLPGGMPGGVPGLPPGQALPDLSKLDFSQFKDDRP from the coding sequence GTGTTCGAGACCCTCTCCGACCGCCTGGACAAGGTCTTCACCGGCCTGCGCGGCAAGGGCCGGCTGTCCGCCGAGGACATCGACGCGACGGCGCGGGAGATCCGCATCGCGCTGCTCGAGGCCGACGTCGCGCTGCCGGTCGTCCGTGCCTTCATCGCGTCGGTCAAGGAGCGTGCGGCCGGCGCCGAGGTCTCCCAGGCGCTGAACCCCGCGCAGCAGATGATCAAGATCGTCAACGACGAGCTGGTCGACATCCTGGGCGGGGAGACCCGCCGGATCCGCTACGCCAAGCAGTCGCCGACGGTGATCATGCTGGCCGGTCTGCAGGGCGCCGGGAAGACCACACTCGCCGGCAAGCTCGGCCGGTGGCTGAAGGGGCAGGGCCACACCCCGCTGCTGGTCGCCTGCGACCTGCAGCGGCCGAACGCGGTGCAGCAGCTCAGCGTCGTCGCCGGCCAGGCCGGGGTCGACGTGTTCGCCCCGGAGCCGGGCAACGGGGTCGGTGACCCGATCGCGGTCGCCCGCGAGTCCATCGACTTCGCCCGCCGCACCATGCACGACGTCGTGGTCGTCGACACCGCCGGCCGGCTGGGCATCGACGCGGAGCTGATGGCCCAGGCCGCCGGCATCCGGGACGCCGTCTCGCCGGACGAGACCCTCTTCGTCGTCGACGCGATGATCGGCCAGGACGCCGTCACCACCGCGACGGCCTTCCAGGAGGGCGTCGGCTTCAGCGGCGTCGTCCTCACCAAGCTCGACGGCGACGCCCGCGGCGGAGCCGCGCTGTCGGTCCGGCACGTGACCGGTCAGCCGATCATGTTCGCCTCGACCGGTGAGAAGCTCGCCGACTTCGACGTCTTCCACCCCGAGCGGATGGCCTCCCGCATCCTCGGCATGGGCGACGTGCTCACCCTGATCGAGCAGGCCGAGCAGGCCTTCGACGCCGACCAGGCGGAGAAGATGGCCGGCAAGCTGGCCAGCCGCGAGGGCTTCACCCTCGAGGACTTCCTCGAGCAGATGCTCGCCATCCGCAAGATGGGGCCGATCGCCAACCTGCTCGGCATGTTGCCCGGTGCCGGGCAGATGAAGGAGCAGCTCAAGCAGGTCGACGACCGCGACCTGGACCGCACCGCGGCGATCATCCGGTCGATGACCCCGGCGGAGCGCGTCACCCCGAAGATCATCAACGCCTCGCGACGGGTCCGGATCGCGAACGGCTCCGGCGTGAGCGTCACCGACGTGAACCAGCTGCTGGAGCGCTTCGCCCAGGCCCAGAAGATGATGGGCCAGATGGCCGGCAGCATGGGCATGCCCGGCATGGGCCCGATGTCGAAGAAGGCGCGGGGCCGGCAGCAGCAGGCGCAGGCCGTTCGCGGCAAGGGCAAGAAGGGCAAGGGCGGCAAGAAGGGCGGGCCGGCCCGCCGGCCGATCGGTGCCCCCGGCGGCATGGGCGGCGCGGGGTTCCCCGGCCAGCTGCCCGGCGGCATGCCCGGCGGTGTGCCGGGGCTGCCCCCGGGCCAGGCGCTCCCGGACCTGAGCAAGCTGGACTTCAGCCAGTTCAAGGACGACCGGCCGTGA
- a CDS encoding alkaline phosphatase D family protein, with the protein MPENAGTRPLLLLGPLVRHVDPVSATIWVETDRPCEVSVLGRRARTFCVNGHHYALVVVEDLEPGSTTPYEVHLDGALVWPQAHSAFPPSRIRTAGGPGAFRLAFGSCRYATPTTADVRDAIPPDALDSYARKLADQPEDQWPDALVLLGDQVYADELTPATTEWVSQRRDLSEPPGAQAADYEEYTRLYMESWSDPQVRWLLSNVPSSMVFDDHEMIDDWNTSAAWRAEVTPTDWWQKRITGGLTSYWVYQHLGNLSPNELAEDELWQAIEGNETRDAGPMLDAMAHRADTEPRSVRWSYVRHWGSSRLIMLDSRAGRVLEEDDRKILDDEEFDWVEAAMKNAVTDGVEHLLIGTSLPWLLPHSVHDLERWNETLSVRHAGKPLGRLAEQLRQAADLEHWAAFGQSFERLGRALVALGRGELGRAPATALVLSGDVHHAYAAELVNPGGLDTRVHQLTVSPLHNSSPHAIEIGFKVGWSRWARAITGGLRALARVERSPVQWRKQAGPFFGNELGELLLEGKDARFLLWATSREDDGTPRFTQVLDTRLS; encoded by the coding sequence ATGCCCGAGAACGCCGGCACTCGCCCGCTCCTGCTGCTCGGCCCGCTGGTCCGGCACGTCGACCCCGTGTCCGCCACCATCTGGGTGGAGACCGACCGCCCCTGCGAGGTCTCGGTGCTGGGCCGGCGGGCCCGCACCTTCTGCGTCAACGGCCACCACTACGCGCTGGTCGTGGTCGAGGACCTGGAGCCGGGCTCCACCACGCCCTACGAGGTGCACCTGGACGGGGCGCTGGTCTGGCCGCAGGCGCACTCGGCCTTCCCGCCGAGCCGGATCCGCACCGCGGGCGGGCCGGGTGCCTTCCGGCTGGCCTTCGGCTCCTGCCGGTACGCCACCCCGACCACCGCCGACGTCCGCGACGCCATCCCGCCGGACGCCCTGGACAGCTACGCCCGGAAGCTCGCCGACCAGCCGGAGGACCAGTGGCCCGACGCGCTGGTGCTGCTCGGTGACCAGGTCTACGCCGACGAGCTCACCCCGGCGACGACGGAGTGGGTGTCCCAGCGCCGGGACCTGTCCGAGCCGCCGGGCGCCCAGGCCGCGGACTACGAGGAGTACACCCGGCTCTACATGGAGTCCTGGAGCGACCCGCAGGTCCGCTGGCTGCTGTCCAACGTGCCGTCGTCGATGGTCTTCGACGACCACGAGATGATCGACGACTGGAACACCTCCGCGGCCTGGCGCGCGGAGGTGACCCCGACCGACTGGTGGCAGAAGCGGATCACCGGCGGGCTGACGAGCTACTGGGTCTACCAGCACCTGGGCAACCTCTCGCCCAACGAGCTCGCCGAGGACGAGCTGTGGCAGGCGATCGAGGGCAACGAGACCCGGGACGCCGGCCCGATGCTGGACGCGATGGCCCACCGGGCGGACACCGAGCCGCGCTCGGTGCGCTGGAGCTACGTCCGGCACTGGGGCTCGTCACGGCTGATCATGCTCGACAGCCGGGCGGGGCGGGTGCTGGAGGAGGACGACCGCAAGATCCTCGACGACGAGGAGTTCGACTGGGTCGAGGCCGCCATGAAGAACGCGGTCACCGACGGCGTCGAGCACCTGCTGATCGGCACCTCGCTGCCCTGGCTGCTGCCGCACTCGGTGCACGACCTGGAGCGGTGGAACGAGACGCTGTCGGTCCGGCACGCCGGCAAGCCGCTGGGCCGGCTCGCCGAGCAGCTCCGCCAGGCCGCGGACCTGGAGCACTGGGCGGCGTTCGGGCAGTCGTTCGAGCGGCTGGGCCGCGCGCTCGTGGCGCTGGGCCGGGGCGAGCTGGGCCGGGCGCCGGCCACCGCCCTCGTCCTGTCCGGGGACGTCCACCACGCCTACGCCGCGGAGCTGGTGAACCCCGGCGGCCTGGACACCCGGGTGCACCAGCTGACCGTCTCGCCGCTGCACAACTCCTCGCCGCACGCCATCGAGATCGGCTTCAAGGTCGGCTGGAGCCGCTGGGCGCGGGCGATCACCGGGGGTCTGCGCGCCCTGGCCCGGGTGGAGCGGAGCCCGGTGCAGTGGCGCAAGCAGGCCGGCCCGTTCTTCGGCAACGAGCTGGGCGAGCTGCTGCTGGAGGGCAAGGACGCCCGGTTCCTGCTGTGGGCGACCAGCCGGGAGGACGACGGCACACCGCGGTTCACCCAGGTGCTGGACACCCGGCTGTCGTAG
- a CDS encoding ammonium transporter, translated as MVNTGDTAWILTSAALVLLMTPGLALFYGGMVRAKSVLNMMMMSFGALALISVLWVIYGYSVAFGNDVGAGLLGDPGEFFGLKGLMEDTTSEAGGYPVMAFVGFQAVFAIITVALISGAIADRAKFGSWMVFSAVWATIVYFPVAHWVFDFTLTDDDGAVTHTGGWIANNLAAIDFAGGTAVHINAGAAGLALALVLGKRRGFGRDPMRPHNLPLVMIGAGLLWFGWFGFNAGSALAANNTAAVVWVNTMVATGAAALGWLLTEKLRDGHATSLGGASGVVAGLVAITPSCSAVSPIGAIILGAVAGVLCALAVGLKFRFGYDDSLDVVGVHLVGGLWGTIAVGFLATAAAPAGVDGLFYGGGVDQLWRQVVGALAVLVFSFVLTYLIGLVIQKTIGFRITEEDEITGIDTVVHAESGYDFASLGGSGGATLSGQAHAEARNTEGATRA; from the coding sequence GTGGTCAACACCGGCGACACCGCCTGGATCCTCACCAGTGCGGCGCTCGTGCTGCTGATGACCCCAGGTCTCGCGCTCTTCTACGGCGGCATGGTCCGCGCGAAGAGCGTGCTGAACATGATGATGATGAGCTTCGGTGCGCTGGCGCTGATCAGCGTGCTGTGGGTCATCTACGGCTACTCCGTCGCCTTCGGCAACGACGTCGGCGCCGGGCTGCTGGGCGACCCGGGTGAGTTCTTCGGCCTCAAGGGCCTGATGGAGGACACCACCAGCGAGGCCGGCGGCTACCCGGTGATGGCCTTCGTCGGCTTCCAGGCCGTCTTCGCGATCATCACCGTCGCCCTCATCTCCGGTGCCATCGCCGACCGCGCGAAGTTCGGCTCCTGGATGGTGTTCTCCGCGGTCTGGGCGACCATCGTCTACTTCCCGGTCGCGCACTGGGTCTTCGACTTCACGCTGACCGACGACGACGGTGCGGTCACCCACACCGGTGGCTGGATCGCCAACAACCTCGCCGCCATCGACTTCGCCGGTGGCACCGCGGTGCACATCAACGCCGGTGCGGCGGGCCTGGCCCTCGCGCTGGTGCTCGGCAAGCGCCGCGGCTTCGGCCGCGACCCGATGCGCCCGCACAACCTCCCGCTGGTGATGATCGGTGCCGGGCTGCTGTGGTTCGGCTGGTTCGGCTTCAACGCCGGCTCCGCGCTGGCCGCGAACAACACCGCCGCCGTCGTCTGGGTCAACACCATGGTCGCCACCGGCGCCGCGGCGCTGGGCTGGCTGCTGACGGAGAAGCTGCGCGACGGGCACGCCACCTCGCTGGGCGGCGCCTCCGGCGTGGTCGCCGGCCTGGTCGCGATCACCCCGTCCTGCTCGGCGGTCTCGCCGATCGGCGCGATCATCCTGGGTGCGGTCGCCGGTGTGCTCTGCGCCCTGGCGGTCGGCCTGAAGTTCCGGTTCGGCTACGACGACTCCCTCGACGTCGTCGGCGTGCACCTCGTCGGTGGCCTCTGGGGCACCATCGCCGTGGGCTTCCTCGCCACCGCGGCCGCTCCGGCCGGCGTGGACGGGCTGTTCTACGGCGGTGGCGTCGACCAGCTGTGGCGCCAGGTGGTCGGCGCACTCGCCGTCCTCGTGTTCTCCTTCGTCCTGACCTACCTCATCGGCCTGGTCATCCAGAAGACGATCGGCTTCCGGATCACCGAGGAGGACGAGATCACCGGCATCGACACCGTGGTGCACGCTGAGAGTGGCTACGACTTCGCCTCCCTGGGCGGCAGTGGTGGCGCGACCCTGTCCGGCCAGGCGCACGCCGAGGCCCGCAACACCGAAGGAGCGACCCGGGCATGA
- the ftsY gene encoding signal recognition particle-docking protein FtsY, whose protein sequence is MEFVLIALAILVVALVTGVSLLVGRGRRTLRLDDDAAAGTTLTRPPIAPDPTSGATAADLYTGPPAPAAPAEAEPVPVELPPAEPEPGLLFETPLPSAGRLVRLRSRLARSQSSLGRGLLTVLAREKLTEDDWEEVEETLLAADIGVGATTQIVQRLRTQSLVLATASGTQLRDLVVRELTAVLGPDLDRTLHTDRHDGRPAVVLVVGVNGAGKTTTVGKIARVLVGDGKSVVLGAADTFRAAAADQLETWGERVGVLTVRGREGGDPASVAFEAVRTGIEGEVDAVLVDTAGRLHTKSGLMDELGKVKRVVEKHGPVDEVLLVLDATTGQNGVVQARVFTEAVAVTGVVLTKLDGTAKGGIVVSVQRELGIPVKLIGLGEGPDDLAPFEPEAFAEAIVGG, encoded by the coding sequence ATGGAGTTCGTGCTCATCGCCCTCGCGATCCTGGTCGTCGCCCTGGTCACCGGGGTCAGCCTGCTCGTCGGCCGCGGCCGGCGGACCCTGCGGCTGGACGACGACGCGGCCGCCGGCACGACGCTGACCCGCCCGCCGATTGCCCCCGACCCGACCTCCGGGGCCACCGCGGCCGACCTCTACACCGGGCCCCCGGCACCGGCCGCGCCCGCCGAGGCCGAGCCGGTGCCCGTCGAGCTGCCGCCGGCCGAGCCCGAGCCGGGGCTGCTCTTCGAGACCCCGCTGCCCTCGGCCGGCCGGCTCGTCCGCCTCCGCTCGCGGCTGGCCCGCTCGCAGTCCTCGCTCGGCCGCGGCCTGCTCACCGTGCTCGCCCGGGAGAAGCTCACCGAGGACGACTGGGAGGAGGTCGAGGAGACCCTGCTCGCCGCCGACATCGGGGTGGGCGCGACGACCCAGATCGTCCAGCGGCTGCGGACCCAGAGCCTGGTGCTGGCCACCGCGTCGGGCACCCAGCTGCGCGACCTGGTGGTGCGCGAGCTGACCGCGGTGCTCGGCCCGGACCTGGACCGGACGCTGCACACCGACCGGCACGACGGCCGGCCCGCCGTCGTCCTGGTGGTCGGGGTCAACGGCGCGGGCAAGACGACGACGGTCGGCAAGATCGCCCGGGTCCTGGTCGGCGACGGCAAGAGCGTCGTCCTGGGGGCCGCCGACACCTTCCGCGCCGCGGCCGCCGACCAGCTCGAGACGTGGGGCGAGCGGGTGGGCGTGCTCACCGTGCGCGGCCGCGAGGGCGGCGACCCGGCATCGGTGGCGTTCGAGGCGGTCCGCACCGGCATCGAGGGCGAGGTGGACGCCGTCCTGGTCGACACCGCGGGGCGGCTGCACACCAAGTCCGGCCTGATGGACGAGCTCGGCAAGGTCAAGCGGGTCGTGGAGAAGCACGGGCCGGTCGACGAGGTGCTGCTCGTGCTGGACGCCACGACCGGGCAGAACGGCGTCGTGCAGGCGCGGGTGTTCACCGAGGCGGTCGCCGTGACCGGCGTCGTCCTCACCAAGCTCGACGGCACCGCCAAGGGCGGCATCGTCGTCTCGGTCCAGCGCGAGCTGGGCATCCCGGTGAAGCTGATCGGGCTGGGCGAGGGGCCGGACGACCTCGCCCCGTTCGAGCCGGAGGCCTTCGCCGAGGCGATCGTCGGAGGCTGA